A genome region from Stenotrophomonas maltophilia includes the following:
- a CDS encoding S41 family peptidase produces the protein MSATTMLVAVLLGTSATVVPPIDWPDVLQKDLDAADAAMRGSHPGAVDLRNPGFGAQLDEALALARSRTDRVSSYQGYWWAMKGYAASFNDGHVSLNALPGAPVLPAQWPGFLTGFDGDAQVVMTVGGGPGHPPLGARLLSCDGIDAQTLAARRVGDFSGRWNLQASRIQGGGEVLLEQGNPFVPRLRSCIFRVNGREQAHSLRWTPIDPAARKERLADTRRSFRPANGWHIMPDGGYWITTSSFNADPTEQNFKELTALLEQLAPKAEALQRAPSVVLDVRGNSGGASQWSIELARLIWGRAAVDGLSDPSWVEWRTSEANIAQLRSFLQKLVRASDASPELRRMLESVTTGMAQARGRGEAVWREPSDTRADTASTAGPAAPLRKGRVVVVADASCGSACLDALDLWKRLGAMQVGVETSADSLYMDVRPERLPSGLARISVPMKVFRGRVRGSNEPHAPDRRFDGDMRDTRALEAWLLAL, from the coding sequence ATGTCTGCAACGACGATGCTGGTCGCGGTACTGCTCGGTACCTCCGCAACGGTAGTCCCGCCCATCGATTGGCCTGACGTGCTGCAGAAGGATCTGGATGCAGCCGACGCGGCCATGCGCGGCAGCCATCCGGGCGCCGTGGATCTGCGGAATCCTGGTTTCGGCGCGCAGCTGGATGAAGCATTGGCCCTTGCGCGCTCGCGCACGGATCGGGTCTCCAGCTACCAGGGTTACTGGTGGGCGATGAAGGGCTATGCGGCGTCCTTCAACGATGGGCATGTCAGCCTCAACGCACTTCCCGGCGCGCCCGTGCTTCCAGCGCAGTGGCCCGGGTTCCTGACCGGTTTCGACGGCGATGCGCAGGTGGTCATGACCGTGGGCGGTGGTCCGGGCCACCCGCCGCTGGGGGCTCGATTGCTGTCCTGTGACGGCATCGATGCGCAGACGCTGGCTGCGCGCCGGGTGGGTGACTTCAGTGGGCGCTGGAACCTGCAGGCCAGCCGCATCCAGGGTGGCGGCGAAGTGCTGCTGGAGCAGGGCAATCCGTTCGTGCCAAGGTTACGCAGCTGCATTTTCCGTGTGAATGGTCGAGAGCAGGCCCATTCGCTACGTTGGACGCCAATCGATCCGGCAGCCCGGAAGGAACGCCTGGCCGATACCCGTCGCAGCTTCCGCCCGGCCAATGGCTGGCACATCATGCCCGACGGCGGCTACTGGATCACCACCAGCAGCTTCAATGCCGACCCTACGGAGCAGAACTTCAAGGAACTGACCGCGCTGCTCGAGCAGCTTGCTCCAAAAGCCGAAGCGCTGCAGCGGGCACCGTCGGTCGTGCTGGATGTACGTGGCAACAGTGGCGGTGCTTCGCAATGGAGCATCGAACTGGCGCGATTGATCTGGGGCCGTGCCGCCGTGGACGGGCTGTCCGATCCCAGCTGGGTGGAGTGGCGGACCTCCGAGGCCAACATTGCCCAGTTGCGCAGCTTCCTGCAGAAGCTGGTGCGGGCGTCCGACGCATCGCCAGAGCTGCGTCGCATGCTGGAATCGGTGACGACGGGCATGGCACAGGCACGCGGCCGGGGTGAGGCAGTGTGGCGCGAGCCATCCGATACCAGGGCAGATACAGCATCAACCGCAGGCCCGGCAGCACCGCTGCGCAAGGGCAGGGTGGTGGTCGTGGCCGATGCGTCCTGCGGCTCGGCCTGCCTCGATGCACTCGATCTGTGGAAACGGCTGGGCGCGATGCAGGTCGGCGTCGAGACTTCGGCCGACAGCCTCTACATGGATGTCAGGCCGGAGCGGCTGCCGAGCGGACTGGCCAGGATTTCCGTACCGATGAAGGTTTTCCGAGGCCGGGTGCGCGGTTCCAATGAACCGCATGCTCCGGATCGTCGCTTTGACGGCGACATGCGGGACACACGCGCACTGGAAGCGTGGCTGCTGGCGCTGTGA
- a CDS encoding DUF6708 domain-containing protein has translation MDYTGYTRKFPNNRPLNAFDREHRLLQKKRLDVVPLAHLCVVKMNSNCLVSVDRWFAARGFAALLGAIGIAFGLGGVLMLLWLLIVNRLPNENGLWEAIFIGMAMLAAFTAASIWVACLELFRWTYYPIALDRKHRQIHVFGLDGTTLSVPWDQVYFTLGRGTGTFGWYNWDVRGLILDADGVTVRETFAFCIATSRIENAHAHWEFLRRYMEEGPAAVVDAVRYCMPLDGKRESFASGKERIFAEDAQLPGFMWLTMLPLNYLHTIMRWVVMQTSRIPRFPPDIEARLTPDAGDPSVRDASMNPPDLR, from the coding sequence ATGGATTACACCGGATACACGCGCAAGTTTCCCAACAACCGCCCGCTGAATGCGTTTGATCGCGAGCACCGCCTGCTGCAGAAGAAGCGGTTGGATGTCGTGCCGTTGGCGCATCTGTGCGTGGTGAAGATGAATTCGAACTGCCTGGTTTCGGTGGATCGCTGGTTCGCCGCGCGTGGCTTTGCAGCCCTGCTGGGCGCGATCGGCATTGCCTTCGGGCTGGGCGGCGTGCTGATGCTGCTCTGGTTGCTGATCGTGAACAGGCTACCCAACGAAAATGGCCTGTGGGAGGCGATATTCATCGGCATGGCGATGCTGGCCGCCTTCACTGCAGCGAGCATCTGGGTGGCCTGCCTCGAGCTGTTCCGCTGGACCTACTATCCGATCGCGCTCGATCGCAAGCACCGGCAGATACACGTGTTCGGGCTGGATGGCACCACCCTCAGCGTGCCCTGGGACCAGGTCTATTTCACGCTTGGCCGCGGAACCGGAACCTTCGGATGGTACAACTGGGATGTACGCGGACTGATCCTGGACGCGGATGGCGTCACAGTACGGGAGACGTTCGCGTTCTGCATCGCGACCTCTCGCATCGAGAACGCACATGCCCACTGGGAGTTCCTGCGGCGCTACATGGAAGAAGGACCGGCAGCCGTCGTGGACGCGGTGCGCTACTGCATGCCGCTGGACGGCAAGCGCGAGAGCTTCGCGTCCGGCAAGGAGCGCATCTTCGCCGAAGACGCGCAGCTCCCGGGTTTCATGTGGCTCACGATGCTGCCACTCAACTACCTGCACACGATCATGCGCTGGGTGGTGATGCAGACCAGCAGGATTCCGCGGTTTCCACCAGACATCGAGGCGCGCCTGACACCGGACGCCGGTGATCCCTCTGTCCGCGACGCTTCGATGAATCCACCGGACCTGCGCTGA
- a CDS encoding sugar kinase, producing MSRVVCFGELLLRLGARGRELLLQTPQLQVHVGGAEANVAVSLACLGHDVQMVSTVPASALGRHAVAELRRHGVGVAGVREVEGHRMGLYFLATGAVQRASEVVYDRAGSAFANSSAEDHAWPALLSGAHLLHVSGVSPALGANVAESVLGAVRAARAAGVQVSFDGNYRPSLWQRWDGDAAPILRELFAETDILFADHRDIELVLGLRFPQDDAVARTEAAAAAAFSAFPHLRWLACTQREVISADHHVLGALLLGRDETRAQAAPRPLPGIVDRIGGGDAFAAGVLHGLLSGLDAESTVRFGLAAGALKHAIPGDFSPAREAEVRALMESHPFDVRR from the coding sequence ATGAGCCGCGTCGTTTGTTTCGGTGAGTTGCTGCTGCGCCTGGGCGCCCGCGGTCGTGAACTGCTGCTGCAGACGCCGCAGCTGCAGGTTCATGTGGGAGGCGCCGAGGCCAATGTGGCGGTCTCGCTGGCCTGCCTGGGCCACGATGTGCAGATGGTCAGCACGGTACCCGCTAGCGCGCTGGGCCGGCACGCCGTGGCCGAGCTGCGGCGGCATGGCGTGGGCGTGGCCGGCGTGCGTGAAGTGGAGGGTCACCGCATGGGCCTGTACTTCCTGGCGACCGGTGCGGTGCAGCGCGCCAGTGAAGTGGTGTATGACCGCGCCGGTTCTGCATTCGCAAACAGCAGCGCCGAAGATCATGCGTGGCCCGCCCTGCTTTCCGGCGCGCACCTGCTGCATGTTTCGGGCGTCAGCCCGGCGCTGGGCGCCAACGTGGCCGAGTCGGTGCTGGGTGCCGTGCGTGCGGCTCGCGCGGCCGGTGTGCAGGTGTCGTTCGACGGCAATTACCGTCCCTCATTGTGGCAACGCTGGGATGGCGATGCAGCGCCGATCCTGCGCGAGCTGTTCGCCGAGACCGACATTCTCTTTGCCGATCATCGGGACATCGAACTGGTGCTGGGGCTGCGCTTCCCGCAGGACGATGCGGTCGCTCGAACCGAGGCCGCTGCGGCCGCTGCCTTTTCTGCGTTCCCGCACCTGCGGTGGCTGGCCTGCACCCAGCGCGAGGTGATCAGCGCCGACCATCACGTGCTCGGTGCGCTGCTGCTGGGACGCGATGAAACCCGCGCGCAGGCCGCTCCGAGGCCGCTGCCCGGCATCGTTGATCGCATCGGCGGTGGCGATGCCTTTGCCGCCGGCGTCCTGCACGGATTGCTGTCCGGTCTAGACGCAGAAAGCACCGTCCGCTTCGGACTGGCCGCGGGCGCGTTGAAGCACGCCATTCCCGGCGACTTCAGCCCTGCCCGCGAAGCTGAAGTCCGGGCACTGATGGAGAGCCATCCGTTCGACGTTCGTCGCTGA
- a CDS encoding GDSL-type esterase/lipase family protein, translating into MQRWTLLFSLMLCSAMTAPAAWAAPVWVTAWTAAPAPDRKDGTSDAPVQFAAQTVRQDMRIGSRGDALRLRISNELGTAPLRVEDLRVGMKNSKAAPLPVTVDGRAIIEVPVGAALLSDPVRMPVAALQEISVSAYFPQPTRPAVRRTELRVADGRQATVADSVRLSYQQNVFSAVMVQRDDRPQVIVALGDSITEGATARRGTFNQWPERLAQRLQQACPNRFVVLNQGISGNKLLDHGRSHSALSRLDRDVIAVADADQVILFEGINDIRHGGGAQPLPGRNAADMLLGYQQVAARLHAHGIRAWLGTLTPFGGSERYEPVSAATRTAINQWARGGNSGFDGIIDFDAALRDPKGAESLPNEITRDHLHPNDEGYRRMADAIDMRMLGCTTSE; encoded by the coding sequence ATGCAGCGCTGGACACTTCTGTTTTCATTGATGCTCTGCTCCGCCATGACGGCGCCCGCTGCGTGGGCCGCACCCGTGTGGGTCACTGCCTGGACGGCCGCGCCCGCGCCCGACCGCAAGGACGGAACGTCCGATGCGCCGGTACAGTTCGCCGCACAGACCGTGCGCCAGGACATGCGCATTGGCAGCCGTGGCGATGCGCTGCGGCTGCGCATCAGCAACGAACTCGGCACGGCGCCCCTGCGCGTCGAGGACCTGCGCGTGGGAATGAAGAACAGCAAGGCCGCGCCACTGCCGGTAACGGTGGACGGCCGCGCGATCATCGAGGTGCCGGTCGGGGCCGCGCTGCTGAGCGACCCGGTGCGGATGCCGGTGGCGGCGCTGCAGGAAATCAGCGTGAGTGCCTATTTCCCGCAGCCCACCCGTCCCGCCGTGCGCCGCACCGAGCTGCGGGTAGCGGACGGCAGGCAGGCAACCGTTGCCGACAGCGTGCGGCTGAGCTACCAGCAGAACGTGTTCTCGGCAGTGATGGTGCAGCGTGATGATCGTCCCCAGGTAATCGTGGCGCTGGGCGATTCCATCACCGAAGGCGCCACCGCACGTCGCGGCACCTTCAACCAGTGGCCGGAGCGGTTGGCGCAGCGCCTGCAGCAGGCCTGCCCCAACCGCTTCGTGGTGCTCAACCAGGGCATCAGCGGCAACAAATTGCTTGACCATGGCCGCAGCCACAGTGCGCTGTCACGATTGGATCGCGATGTGATCGCGGTGGCTGATGCCGATCAGGTGATCCTGTTCGAAGGCATCAATGACATCCGCCACGGTGGTGGCGCGCAGCCGCTGCCTGGACGCAATGCGGCGGACATGCTGCTGGGCTATCAGCAGGTTGCGGCGCGGCTGCATGCGCACGGCATCCGCGCCTGGCTGGGTACGTTGACCCCGTTCGGCGGTTCCGAGCGCTACGAGCCCGTGTCCGCAGCGACCCGCACCGCGATCAACCAGTGGGCACGCGGCGGCAACAGCGGCTTCGACGGCATCATCGATTTCGATGCCGCGCTGCGTGACCCGAAGGGCGCCGAGTCGTTGCCCAACGAGATCACCCGCGACCATCTGCATCCCAACGACGAAGGCTACCGGCGCATGGCCGATGCCATCGATATGCGCATGCTGGGCTGCACCACCTCCGAGTGA
- a CDS encoding SDR family NAD(P)-dependent oxidoreductase — MSFQDKVAIVTGGGRDIGRAVSIKLAAAGARVCINYANDEASAQETLAQIHAAGGQAIVHRADVTDATAVAGLVAAAQAAFGERIDLLVNVAGGMVQRRPLADIDPVFFHTVMDLNLTSTYLTTHAVVPHMREGAAIVNFASQAGRDGGGPGASIYATAKAAVMTFTRAMAKELGPKGIRVNALCCGMIATRFHDEFTKPEVRTAVAGATPLRRQGAPDEAADAAVFLASDAAAFITGANLDVNGGTYFS; from the coding sequence ATGTCGTTCCAGGACAAGGTGGCCATTGTCACCGGCGGTGGCCGCGATATCGGTCGCGCCGTTTCGATCAAGCTGGCTGCCGCCGGCGCACGCGTCTGCATCAACTACGCCAATGATGAGGCCAGTGCCCAGGAAACGCTGGCACAGATCCATGCGGCCGGTGGCCAGGCCATCGTGCATCGCGCCGACGTCACCGACGCCACGGCCGTCGCCGGCCTGGTCGCTGCGGCACAGGCCGCGTTCGGCGAGCGCATCGACCTGTTGGTGAACGTGGCCGGTGGCATGGTGCAGCGCCGGCCGCTGGCCGACATCGACCCGGTGTTCTTCCACACCGTGATGGACCTGAACCTGACCTCGACCTACCTCACCACCCACGCAGTGGTGCCGCACATGCGCGAAGGCGCGGCCATCGTCAACTTCGCCTCGCAGGCAGGCCGTGATGGCGGCGGCCCGGGCGCATCGATCTACGCCACCGCCAAGGCGGCGGTGATGACCTTCACCCGCGCCATGGCCAAGGAGCTGGGGCCGAAGGGCATCCGCGTGAACGCGCTGTGCTGCGGCATGATCGCCACCCGCTTCCACGACGAATTCACCAAGCCGGAAGTACGCACGGCCGTTGCCGGCGCCACCCCGTTGCGCCGCCAGGGGGCGCCGGACGAAGCTGCCGACGCTGCGGTGTTCCTGGCCTCGGATGCGGCCGCGTTCATCACCGGCGCGAATCTGGACGTCAACGGCGGCACTTACTTCTCCTGA
- a CDS encoding MFS transporter produces MNGPAVVAQLRKVPVRSAVRWLIVGLIAVATVINYIDRNALAVMWPEIAKEVGATKDDYALLVTVFMLFYAAGQFLFGRLFDMIGTRLGFALSISVWSISIALHSVTHSMLSFGLVRAMLGISEAGAWPGAVKANAEWFPARERALAQGVFNAGASIGAIVSAPAIAGLYLWLGWRGTFVLVGAIGFLWLLPWLFVYRAGPDKHPWVSDAERRLIQEDQAGQKAVVAPKASVRELLAHRQSWGMLACRFLLDPIWWLFVSWLPIYLAETFGFDIKQIGLFAWVPFVGAMLGSLSGGWLSGRMIHAGHSVDRARKLSITLGCVVMAPALLGAVLANQPLLAVLAIAAVLFGFQVAIGNIQTLPGDLFDGRSVGTLAGLGGLAAVAGTLITTWLVPVLTRHSYAPIFILVAALVPLSLAALWWWTGPIHKLDRRGG; encoded by the coding sequence ATGAACGGCCCTGCGGTGGTGGCCCAGCTGCGCAAGGTGCCGGTGCGTTCAGCAGTGCGCTGGCTGATCGTGGGCCTGATTGCCGTGGCCACGGTCATCAACTACATCGACCGCAATGCACTGGCGGTGATGTGGCCGGAAATCGCCAAGGAAGTGGGGGCGACCAAGGATGACTACGCCCTGCTGGTGACGGTGTTCATGCTGTTCTACGCCGCCGGCCAGTTCCTGTTCGGGCGGTTGTTCGACATGATCGGCACGCGCCTGGGTTTCGCGTTGTCGATCAGCGTGTGGTCGATCTCCATCGCCCTGCATTCGGTCACCCATTCGATGCTGTCCTTCGGCCTGGTGCGGGCGATGCTCGGCATCAGCGAAGCAGGCGCGTGGCCGGGCGCGGTGAAGGCCAATGCCGAGTGGTTCCCGGCGCGCGAGCGCGCATTGGCGCAGGGCGTGTTCAACGCAGGTGCGTCGATCGGGGCGATCGTCTCCGCACCGGCCATCGCCGGCCTCTACTTGTGGCTGGGCTGGCGCGGCACCTTCGTGCTGGTCGGTGCAATCGGTTTCCTGTGGCTGCTGCCGTGGCTGTTTGTCTACCGCGCCGGCCCGGACAAGCATCCGTGGGTGAGCGATGCCGAGCGCCGGCTGATCCAGGAAGACCAGGCCGGGCAAAAGGCGGTGGTGGCGCCGAAGGCCAGCGTTCGTGAGCTGCTGGCCCACCGGCAGAGCTGGGGCATGCTCGCCTGCCGCTTCCTGCTGGACCCGATCTGGTGGCTGTTCGTGTCCTGGCTGCCGATCTACCTGGCTGAAACCTTCGGCTTCGACATCAAGCAGATCGGCCTGTTCGCCTGGGTGCCGTTTGTCGGCGCGATGCTGGGCAGCCTCAGCGGCGGCTGGCTCTCCGGGCGGATGATCCACGCCGGGCACAGCGTGGACCGCGCCCGCAAGCTGTCCATAACGCTGGGCTGCGTGGTCATGGCTCCTGCCCTGCTGGGTGCCGTGCTGGCCAACCAGCCGCTGCTGGCGGTGCTGGCAATCGCTGCGGTGCTGTTCGGCTTCCAGGTGGCCATCGGCAACATCCAGACCCTTCCCGGCGATCTGTTCGACGGCCGCTCGGTGGGCACGCTGGCGGGCCTGGGGGGCCTGGCCGCAGTAGCCGGCACCTTGATCACCACTTGGCTGGTGCCGGTGCTGACCCGCCACTCCTACGCCCCGATCTTCATCCTCGTTGCCGCGCTGGTGCCGCTGTCGCTTGCTGCGCTGTGGTGGTGGACCGGGCCTATCCACAAGCTCGACCGCCGCGGCGGTTGA
- a CDS encoding oligoalginate lyase encodes MRLQPLFVSLALAAPFALLPSASLFAAPAAAVRQAEAAPVLVTAAQWQQMASEGRRYPWFSKEQARTEATLKKMMKAGIDVPVPKDKGGGRTHEQHKRNYQALLAAGTLYRLTGDRAYVDYARDMLLQYARLYPALGPHPEGRGQIPGRVFWQVLNDSVWLVNAIQGYDAIHDALSIGDRDTIESKVFRPMAEFLVSEPKNYDQIHNHATWAVAATGMTGYVLRDQELVEKSLRGSQKDDRFGFLRQIDLLFSPDGYYEEGPYYQRYALAPFLLFANAIERNEPQRKIFARRDGVLLKAVDVLVQSSYNGLFFPINDAILDKGVDTEELVAGIGIAYARTGDDRLLSVAQQQKRLLLSPDGLQVAQALAANKARPFDYRPMLLRDGPDGERGGLAILRMNGERGQALVQKDTMQGMGHGHFDKLNWLFYDNGNPVVTDYGAARFLNVEAKRGGIYLPENRSWAKQTVAHNTLVVDEQSHFKGDWKRGEEHAPQVRFFQADADTQIASATMSDAYPGVVFTRTQALLRHPDLGLPVVLDLLKVHGDKAARYDLPLHFNGHIVTTGFEAEHFPAQRPVLGKDNGYQHLWLDARSKPGSAPRSLAWLLDGRFYTYRFGSSAPAQALLVESGANDPEFNLRREPALLQRVEGQKDVTFFSVLEPHGEYNGTAEYVHGADSRIKDIVCTRGSDAEVIELRLASGARIALGVSDDSSAKGEHSVTVDGHAYRWSGSHARMDRSKGDAK; translated from the coding sequence ATGAGGTTGCAGCCGCTGTTCGTTTCCCTGGCCTTGGCCGCCCCCTTCGCCCTGCTGCCGAGCGCATCGCTGTTCGCAGCCCCCGCTGCTGCCGTGCGACAGGCCGAGGCCGCGCCGGTGCTGGTCACCGCCGCACAGTGGCAGCAGATGGCCAGCGAAGGGCGCCGCTACCCGTGGTTTTCCAAGGAACAGGCGCGCACCGAGGCGACGCTGAAGAAGATGATGAAGGCCGGTATCGACGTGCCGGTACCCAAGGACAAGGGCGGCGGGCGCACCCATGAACAGCACAAGCGCAACTACCAGGCGCTGCTGGCGGCGGGCACGCTGTACCGGCTGACCGGCGACAGGGCCTACGTGGACTATGCGCGCGACATGCTGCTGCAGTATGCCCGCCTCTACCCGGCGCTGGGCCCGCACCCGGAAGGCCGTGGGCAGATCCCCGGGCGCGTGTTCTGGCAGGTGCTCAACGATTCGGTATGGCTGGTCAACGCCATCCAGGGCTACGACGCGATCCATGACGCACTGTCCATCGGGGACCGCGACACCATCGAATCGAAGGTGTTCCGGCCGATGGCCGAGTTCCTCGTCAGCGAGCCGAAGAACTACGACCAGATCCACAACCACGCCACCTGGGCGGTGGCCGCCACCGGCATGACCGGCTACGTGCTGCGCGACCAGGAACTCGTGGAGAAGTCCCTGCGGGGCAGCCAGAAAGATGACCGGTTCGGCTTCCTGCGGCAGATCGACCTGCTGTTCTCGCCCGATGGTTACTACGAGGAAGGCCCCTACTACCAGCGCTACGCACTGGCGCCGTTCCTGCTTTTCGCCAATGCCATCGAACGCAACGAACCGCAGCGGAAGATATTCGCGCGCCGCGACGGCGTGCTGTTGAAGGCCGTGGATGTGCTGGTGCAGTCCAGCTACAACGGCCTGTTCTTCCCGATCAACGACGCCATCCTGGACAAGGGCGTCGACACCGAAGAGCTGGTGGCCGGCATCGGCATCGCCTATGCGCGCACCGGCGATGACCGCCTGCTGTCGGTGGCCCAGCAGCAGAAACGCCTGCTGTTGTCACCCGACGGCCTGCAGGTGGCGCAGGCACTGGCCGCGAACAAGGCCAGGCCCTTCGACTACCGGCCGATGTTGCTGCGCGATGGCCCCGACGGCGAACGCGGCGGCTTGGCGATCCTGCGCATGAACGGCGAACGCGGCCAGGCACTGGTGCAGAAGGACACGATGCAGGGCATGGGCCATGGCCACTTCGATAAGCTCAACTGGCTGTTCTACGACAACGGCAATCCGGTGGTGACCGACTACGGTGCAGCACGCTTCCTCAACGTGGAAGCCAAGCGCGGTGGCATCTACCTGCCGGAGAACCGCAGCTGGGCCAAACAGACCGTGGCCCACAACACCCTGGTGGTGGACGAGCAGAGCCACTTCAAGGGTGACTGGAAGCGCGGCGAGGAGCACGCCCCGCAGGTGCGCTTCTTCCAGGCCGATGCCGATACCCAGATTGCCTCGGCAACGATGAGCGATGCCTATCCCGGCGTGGTATTCACCCGCACCCAGGCGCTGCTGCGCCACCCCGACCTGGGCCTGCCGGTGGTGCTGGACCTGCTGAAGGTGCACGGGGACAAGGCCGCGCGCTACGACCTGCCGCTGCACTTCAATGGCCACATCGTCACCACCGGCTTCGAGGCCGAACACTTCCCCGCCCAGCGCCCGGTGCTGGGCAAGGACAACGGCTACCAGCACCTGTGGCTGGATGCACGCAGCAAACCCGGCAGCGCGCCGCGTTCGCTGGCCTGGCTGCTGGATGGGCGCTTCTACACCTACCGCTTCGGCAGCAGTGCGCCTGCACAGGCGCTGCTGGTGGAAAGCGGCGCCAACGATCCGGAGTTCAACCTGCGCCGCGAGCCGGCCCTGCTGCAACGCGTGGAAGGCCAGAAGGACGTGACCTTCTTCAGCGTGCTGGAGCCGCATGGCGAGTACAACGGCACCGCCGAGTACGTGCACGGCGCCGACAGCCGCATCAAGGACATCGTGTGCACCCGCGGCAGCGATGCCGAGGTGATCGAACTGCGCCTTGCCAGTGGAGCGCGCATCGCGCTGGGCGTGTCCGATGACAGCAGCGCCAAGGGCGAGCACAGCGTGACCGTGGACGGCCATGCCTACCGCTGGAGCGGCAGCCACGCGCGCATGGACCGCAGCAAGGGTGACGCAAAATGA
- a CDS encoding polysaccharide lyase 6 family protein produces MRIHSLARHPHNNSSLFCLATGLAMCLTTSAASAASWLVHDVAEFATAASALQPGDEIVLADGIWTDARLLLKAQGTAAAPIVLRAQTAGKVVLSGRSDLRLAGNYLQVSNLVFRNGYTPGDAVVAFRESSKAVASNSRVTGLVIDDYTNPDASDQDYWVSLYGSNNRLDHSQLRGKTNAGPTVVVVRDATQGLDNQHRIDHNWFGPRPSLGVNGGETIRVGTSDSSLSDSNSTVENNWFEGCDGETEIISNKSGGNTYRGNVFYRSAGALTLRHGNGNRVIDNVFLGDDKAGTGGVRIINADQTVSNNYFERLAGSSNRSALAVMDAQASPPLSGYAPVVNATISRNTFVDVAKISFGVGHDETKGIVVAASNSRFTGNLIVNRTSSNPPNTASSLAGIDFSGNVQSPAASTVFPGGVESRAVSLQQAASGLWVATPAMPAVGADPALAMTAREAIGVDWYPKVGEVALSRTRNGVDR; encoded by the coding sequence ATGCGCATTCACTCGCTGGCGCGTCACCCGCACAACAATTCATCACTGTTTTGCCTGGCCACTGGTCTGGCCATGTGCCTGACCACTTCAGCAGCAAGTGCAGCCAGCTGGCTCGTCCACGATGTCGCTGAGTTCGCTACCGCCGCCTCGGCGCTGCAGCCCGGCGATGAGATCGTGTTGGCTGACGGCATCTGGACCGACGCCCGGTTGCTGCTGAAGGCCCAGGGCACGGCAGCCGCGCCGATCGTGCTGCGCGCGCAGACCGCCGGCAAGGTCGTCCTCAGCGGGCGCTCGGACCTGCGCCTGGCGGGGAACTACCTGCAGGTGTCCAACCTGGTGTTCCGCAACGGCTATACGCCGGGTGATGCAGTGGTCGCGTTCCGCGAGTCGAGCAAGGCCGTCGCCAGCAACAGTCGCGTCACCGGCCTGGTGATCGATGACTACACCAACCCGGATGCCAGCGACCAGGACTACTGGGTATCGCTGTATGGCAGCAACAACCGGTTGGATCACAGCCAGTTGCGCGGCAAGACCAACGCCGGGCCGACCGTGGTGGTGGTGCGCGATGCCACCCAGGGCCTGGACAACCAGCACCGCATCGACCACAACTGGTTCGGGCCGCGCCCGTCGCTGGGCGTCAACGGTGGTGAAACGATCCGCGTCGGCACCAGCGACAGCTCACTGAGCGATTCCAACAGCACGGTGGAGAACAACTGGTTCGAAGGCTGCGACGGCGAGACCGAGATCATCAGCAACAAGTCCGGCGGCAACACTTACCGCGGCAACGTGTTCTACCGTTCGGCCGGCGCGCTGACCCTACGCCATGGCAACGGCAACCGGGTGATCGACAACGTCTTCCTCGGCGATGACAAGGCCGGCACCGGCGGCGTACGCATCATCAACGCCGACCAGACCGTCAGCAACAACTACTTCGAACGGCTGGCCGGGTCCAGCAACCGTTCGGCACTGGCGGTGATGGATGCGCAGGCCAGTCCGCCGCTGTCCGGCTATGCGCCGGTGGTGAATGCCACGATCAGCCGCAACACCTTCGTGGACGTGGCGAAAATCAGTTTCGGTGTCGGCCATGATGAAACCAAGGGCATCGTGGTTGCCGCCAGCAACAGCCGCTTCACTGGCAACCTGATCGTCAACCGCACTAGCAGCAACCCGCCCAATACCGCCAGTTCGCTGGCCGGCATCGACTTCAGCGGCAACGTGCAGTCGCCGGCAGCCAGCACCGTGTTCCCGGGAGGCGTAGAGAGCCGAGCCGTCAGCCTGCAGCAGGCTGCCAGCGGATTGTGGGTGGCCACGCCTGCCATGCCCGCCGTGGGTGCCGATCCTGCCCTGGCGATGACCGCGCGCGAGGCGATCGGCGTCGACTGGTATCCCAAGGTGGGCGAAGTTGCCCTGTCACGCACCCGCAATGGAGTTGATCGATGA